The window AAGATATTATAGCGGCTTATTGTTTTATATGTTATGGCTTAAGCAAGCTTCATTTATTGTGTATTAATTGGAGAATTCTATTGAAAAGGCCGGACAGTAGGGATATAATAACTAAAGTAGGACAGGCTGATTATCTGAGATAACATACTGTTAATCAAGGAAATAAAAAGTAAGAATTCAATTGATTTTACCTATCTTAAACCGATATATTTTAAATAACTAAGTAAATTGCAAATGATGGTTTAATAGACAGGGTTATTTTATGATAAGCTTCTGTTATTCATACTGTAAGCTATCAAAGGTTAATATATTAGTTCTAATAACATTAGTGATTCTTATATGCTGCAGTAGATTGTCAGCTTATGAGACTATTTACCCGGAAAGCTTAAATATAGCCTCAAGTTACTCCGTCTCCTCAACGGAATTTGCTTTAACTGACACACTGACAGTAAATTGGAGCATAACAAACAACGAGAGCTATTATTTAGCCAACCTGTATTTTTCAGATAATCTGCCCTCAGAGTTTAGTATAATTTCATCATCAATGCAGATTAATAGCTCTTCCATCGTTTATTATTATTCGGGAGCGATTAATAGCCATATTATTCCATCTAATAACACATACAGATGGGTTATCGATTTTCCTGTTCCTGATGATAGCACTAACAGAATTTTAGCGCCTGGAGACACAATTAATCTGGAATACCAAGCGATTTGTTCTGATACCGGAAACTATACTCTTCCATTTCATACAATATGCTGTTATGGCAGCGGGTCGGGAATATTTTCAACCTCCGACAGTATTTATTTAACCGTTTATTCAGGCTCGCATATTGATGAGAATACCGAAACGCTGCCGGAGAAACCACTGCTTTGTACGGCTTACCCTAATCCATTTAATAGCGAGATATTATTTAAACTAAGCAATCATTTGGATTCTAACATTTTTATCAGATTAGCAATATTTGATATTAATGGCCGAAATGTTTTTACGGAAAACATCAATAGTTCTGCCAACAGATTTGTAATTAGTTGGAAACCCGAAAAAATTGTTGCTGCTGGTGTATATTTTTATAAATTAATTACAGGAAATAATATTTCTTCGGGGAAAATAGTATTTTTAAAATAGCGAGGCGTTTATGAAGTCAATCGACAGACGGAAATTTATAAAAGATATCAGCAAATATGTTAGCGGCGCTTTTATAGGTGGTTATGTTTTCGATTCTATGTTGTTTAGACCTCAGCAAGCCCACGCTTCTATCATGGCTAGTGTTTATGTTGCGAAAAACGGAACACCCGCTGAAAATGTAGCCAAAGTTATTGATATGCGTTTTGGCGGGATTGAAAATATAATAGGCTCAGAGGATATTGTTGTGATTAATCCGAACGGCCAATGGACTAATCAGGGCGGCTCAAATTGCGCCTGCTGTATGGGGCTGATTGACCTAATCCTAAACAGGCCGAGCGGTTTTAGCGGCGAAATCATTTTCACTGAATGTACCCAGTTTTCCTCCACTGGCTATTGGACAGCCACGGGAAATGGATTATTAAGAAATGGCCCTTACAATTTTAATGATATGATAGCCTATTATCATTCACAGGGGCATAATAATGTTAATGGAGTAAGATTATGGCGCAATACCGATGATTCATCAAACTGGCCTGT is drawn from Candidatus Zixiibacteriota bacterium and contains these coding sequences:
- a CDS encoding T9SS type A sorting domain-containing protein, with the translated sequence MISFCYSYCKLSKVNILVLITLVILICCSRLSAYETIYPESLNIASSYSVSSTEFALTDTLTVNWSITNNESYYLANLYFSDNLPSEFSIISSSMQINSSSIVYYYSGAINSHIIPSNNTYRWVIDFPVPDDSTNRILAPGDTINLEYQAICSDTGNYTLPFHTICCYGSGSGIFSTSDSIYLTVYSGSHIDENTETLPEKPLLCTAYPNPFNSEILFKLSNHLDSNIFIRLAIFDINGRNVFTENINSSANRFVISWKPEKIVAAGVYFYKLITGNNISSGKIVFLK